A region of the Callithrix jacchus isolate 240 chromosome 10, calJac240_pri, whole genome shotgun sequence genome:
GCCACCCCCGGCCCGGCGCCCAGCCCCCGGACCCCGTTGCTCGGCCCCCGGCCGGCGAAGACCTGCCCACCGCGCCCGGAGCGCCAGCGCAACCGCCGCCGCCGGAGCGCGCAGGCCGTCCAACCGCCGTCCCGGCCCAACCAACGCGGGCAGGGGAGGAGAGGTGCGCGCGGCCGACGGAGCGTGCGAGCCACTCGGGGGTCGCAGGGGGAGGCTGCGCGCGGCGGAGGCAGGGGCAAGGAGGCGCCGAGGCCGGCGCTGAACGCGGCGCCAGGAGGGCCTGCTTGTGTGGGCTTTGCCCCTTTCCCGTAGGAAGGTGCAGATGGTTTGACCCCCCACCCCGAGTGAGGTGCCTCGTCCCAGCCCCGGCTGGACTGTACCATCGGGCGGTGCCGCCGGGATTtctcccccccaccaccaccatcaattTCCCCCCCCACCCGGGTCCGCGGTCGGTTGGCCCCGGCCGGGCTCTGAGACGCGGAAAGAGCTGGGCGCCATTTTGGGTGGGACTAAGCAAAGACGAAACACCCTCCCAGTCTATGGGGTACTCTGGACCCTGGCTTATCTGGTTCCCTCAATCCTTTAGGTACTTACACGACGTTGGGTGAGGGGAGCTGGAAGATCAGCGGGTCCCCGATCCTCTCTCCCTAGGGGTGATAGAAATCAAACCCCCCCCGCCACCTCCAGGTGGTTCTTCCCGCCGCAGAGTGGGAGCAGCAGAAAAGGCGGGGTCTTATTAGCATAATCTGCCTGGCAACCTGATCTCGATGTTATATGATTGGTTAAACTCTGTAAGCCCCATGCCGTGCCTAGAGACGAGAAACGCTGGGGCGAACTGACAGGCCCAGATTTAGGAGTCATGACGAAGATCCTGAGACGCTTATTCAGTGTGCAGAGAAGCCAAAAGGAGATTCACAGAATGGCCCAATGACTGAAGGTCTCTTTATTTCGTACTCTGCGGTTCGTGTAAAACCCAATCGCAGAGCGGGTCTCAGGCGGCGCTCGCCTGCGTTTCTACTCTCAGCCAATCAGAAAGCCCGGCTCTTCGCATTGGGGTCAAGCTCCTGCTGTTGCCAGACGCGGGAGTTGTTGTCGCTGCTGCCGCGAGGCTGGTCCCGCCTCCTGGTCCCAAGGGCCTGGGGTTCCTGGGAAGCGCGCGCGAGTGAGGCGGCCCTCGCGTCCGTCCGCCCCATCACGGGTTGCGTCAGAAGCGGCCTGGCCGCGGAGCGCCGGCGAAAACCGAATTCTCGTCCAGCGCAACCCGGGCTCGGCGCGGCCGGGTTACGACTGCCGGGGTCTCGCCCTCAGAACCCCCAAGGAGCGGCTCACCGCCGCCAATCACCCTGACCCACCGCACCTTGAGAGCGCTTTCACTGCgcctctcctttcccctctaCCACTCTGGAAAGGAAGTGATTGTCATTTCAGACACTGAGAACTATTATTCAACACTGGTTACCCAGTGACTCAGCTCACTCCTTAACCGTTGGCTTCCACATCCTGCTGTCCCTTAAAATTGCCTTCTCAAAGGGCAGCCAAGAGCCCAGCTTTGGAGAGACACCCAGCTCTCCAGTGGGTGTGTACCCACTGGTAGGCAGTACGCATGGCAGCTAGATGGCAGAGAGCCCTTGGATCTTCGGACCTTCAGGGAGCG
Encoded here:
- the LOC144578064 gene encoding uncharacterized protein LOC144578064 isoform X1; translated protein: MVQSSRGWDEAPHSGWGVKPSAPSYGKGAKPTQAGPPGAAFSAGLGASLPLPPPRAASPCDPRVARTLRRPRAPLLPCPRWLGRDGGWTACALRRRRLRWRSGRGGQVFAGRGPSNGPRERSAVEFHVCAPLALLGG
- the LOC144578064 gene encoding uncharacterized protein LOC144578064 isoform X2, which encodes MVQSSRGWDEAPHSGWGVKPSAPSYGKGAKPTQAGPPGAAFSAGLGASLPLPPPRAASPCDPRVARTLRRPRAPLLPCPRWLGRDGGWTACALRRRRLRWRSGRGGQPRERSAVEFHVCAPLALLGG
- the LOC144578063 gene encoding putative uncharacterized protein encoded by LINC00167: MTEGLFISYSAVRVKPNRRAGLRRRSPAFLLSANQKARLFALGSSSCCCQTRELLSLLPRGWSRLLVPRAWGSWEARASEAALASVRPITGCVRSGLAAERRRKPNSRPAQPGLGAAGLRLPGSRPQNPQGAAHRRQSP
- the LOC144578064 gene encoding uncharacterized protein LOC144578064 isoform X3 translates to MVQSSRGWDEAPHSGWGVKPSAPSYGKGAKPTQAGPPGAAFSAGLGASLPLPPPRAASPCDPRVARTLRRPRAPLLPCPRWLGRDGGWTACALRRRRLRWRSGRATRTQRC